The DNA segment CTGGCAGTCTGGTGATCATGGACGTCAAGACCGGGGAAATCCTGGCGATGGTCAACAGCCCGACCTACAACCCCAACAACCGCCGCACCATGGTGCCGGCCGCCATGCGTAACCGGGCAATCATCGACGTGTTCGAACCCGGCTCGACCATGAAACCGATCTCCATGGGCGCGGCACTGGAAAGCGGGCGCTGGAAGCCTACCGACAAGGTCGAGGTCTACCCCGGCACGCTGCAGATCGGTCGCTATACCATTCGTGACGTGAGCAAGACCGAGGGACCGGTGCTCGACCTGACCGGCATCCTGATCAACTCCAGTAACGTGGGGATGAGCAAGGTGGCCTTCGACGTCGGCGGCGAGGCGATTTTCCGTACCATGCAGCGCATGGGTTTCGGCCAGTACACCGGCCTGGGTTTCCCGGGTGAGCGGGTCGGCAACCTGCCCAACTACCGCGAGTGGCGCAAGGCTGAAACGGCGACCCTGTCTTATGGCTATGGCGTGTCGGTCACGGCCTTGCAACTGGCTCACGCCTACGGTGCGCTGGCCAACAATGGCCGGATCGTGCCGCTGAGCATTCTCAAGACCAACGCTGAGCCGACCTCGGTGCAGGCGATTCCCGAAGCCACTGCCAAGACCCTGCACACCATGCTGCAGGAGGTGATCGAGGACACCCGCGGCGTCTATCGCGCCCGTGTGCCGTCCTATCACGTCGGCGGCAAGAGTGGTACGGCGCGCAAGACCTCGATCGGCACCAAAGGCTATGCCGAGAATTCCTACCGCTCGTTGTTCGCCGGTTTCGGCCCGATGAGCAACCCGCGTTACGCCATCGTGGTGGTAATCGATGAACCGAGCAAAGGCGGCTACTACGGTGGTCTGGTCTCGGCTCCGGTGTTCAGCAAAGTGATGTCCGGAACCCTGCGACTGATGAACATTCCGCCGGATAACCTGGAACCCGAGCAGGCCGTCAAAGCACCGGTTGCCAAAGGAGGGCGTGGCTGATGTCTTTCAATCTGAGCAAGATCTTTCCGGGCACCGAGCGTGACCCGTTGATTCGCGAACTGAGCCTGGACAGCCGCAAGGTGCGTCCGGGAGACCTGTTTCTGGCGGTGCCGGGGCTTAAGGTCGACGGTCGTGACCATATCGCCGATGCCCTGCAACGTGGCGCCGCAGCGGTGGCTTATGAAGTTGAAGGCGCCAGTGTGCTGCCGATCACTGATGTGCCACTGATCCCGGTCAAGGGCCTGGCGGGGCAGTTGTCAGCGATTGCCGGACGTTTTTATGGCGACCCAAGCCGGCGCCTGAATCTGATTGGTGTCACGGGCACCAACGGCAAGACCAGCGTGACCCAACTGGTGGCTCAGGCACTCGACCTGCTGGGTCAGCGTTGCGGCATCGTCGGTACGCTGGGCACTGGTTTCTTTGAGGCGCTGCAGAGCGGCTTGCACACGACCCCTGATCCGATTGCCGTACAGGCGACTCTGGCGGACCTCAAGCACGCCGAGGCGCGCGCCGTGGCCATGGAGGTTTCTTCCCATGGCCTGGAGCAGGGCCGGGTCAAGGCGGTGGAGTTTGACGTGGCAGTGTTCACCAACCTGTCGCGCGACCATCTTGATTATCACGGCACCATGCAGGCTTACGGCGCCGCCAAGGCCCAGTTGTTCGCCTGGCCAGATCTGAGCTGCCGGGTGATCAACCTGGATGACGACTTTGGCCGCGAACTGGCCGACGCGCCGCACCTGTCAAAACTCATTACCTACAGCCTGCTCGACAAGAGTGCCTGGCTGTACTGCCGCGATGCGCGATTCGACGACGATGGCGTGCGCGCGACGCTGGTCACGCCGCAAGGCGAGCATCTCTTGCGTAGCAGCCTGCTGGGGCGTTTCAACCTGAGCAATCTGCTGGCGGCAATCGGTGCTTTGCTGGGCCTCGACTACGCCCTGGATGAAGTGCTCAAGGTGCTGCCACAACTGGTCGGGCCGGTCGGGCGCATGCAGCGCCTGGGGGGTGGTAACCAGCCGCTGGTAGTGGTCGATTACGCCCACACCCCCGATGCGCTGGAAAAGGTTCTTGAGGCTCTGCGGCCGCATGCCAAGGGGCGTCTGCTGTGCCTGTTCGGCTGTGGCGGTGACCGTGATCGCGGCAAGCGTCCGCTGATGGCCGAGGTCGCCGAGCGGCTGGCC comes from the Pseudomonas sp. StFLB209 genome and includes:
- a CDS encoding peptidoglycan D,D-transpeptidase FtsI family protein, translated to MMKLEGALYPWRFRLVVGLLCLLVAAISWRIVDLQVVENTFLQEQGDARSLRHIPIPAHRGLITDRNGEPLAVSTPVTTLWANPKEMLQDRSKWPLLAQALGQDAKALTERLESQAGKEFIYLVRGLTPEHGQAVLDLKVPGVYGIEEFRRFYPAGDVTAHMVGFTDLDDHGREGVELAYDEWLAGVPGKRQVIKDRRGRLIKDVQVTKNAKAGKTLALSIDLRLQYLATRELRNAIIENEAKAGSLVIMDVKTGEILAMVNSPTYNPNNRRTMVPAAMRNRAIIDVFEPGSTMKPISMGAALESGRWKPTDKVEVYPGTLQIGRYTIRDVSKTEGPVLDLTGILINSSNVGMSKVAFDVGGEAIFRTMQRMGFGQYTGLGFPGERVGNLPNYREWRKAETATLSYGYGVSVTALQLAHAYGALANNGRIVPLSILKTNAEPTSVQAIPEATAKTLHTMLQEVIEDTRGVYRARVPSYHVGGKSGTARKTSIGTKGYAENSYRSLFAGFGPMSNPRYAIVVVIDEPSKGGYYGGLVSAPVFSKVMSGTLRLMNIPPDNLEPEQAVKAPVAKGGRG
- a CDS encoding UDP-N-acetylmuramoyl-L-alanyl-D-glutamate--2,6-diaminopimelate ligase, with the protein product MSFNLSKIFPGTERDPLIRELSLDSRKVRPGDLFLAVPGLKVDGRDHIADALQRGAAAVAYEVEGASVLPITDVPLIPVKGLAGQLSAIAGRFYGDPSRRLNLIGVTGTNGKTSVTQLVAQALDLLGQRCGIVGTLGTGFFEALQSGLHTTPDPIAVQATLADLKHAEARAVAMEVSSHGLEQGRVKAVEFDVAVFTNLSRDHLDYHGTMQAYGAAKAQLFAWPDLSCRVINLDDDFGRELADAPHLSKLITYSLLDKSAWLYCRDARFDDDGVRATLVTPQGEHLLRSSLLGRFNLSNLLAAIGALLGLDYALDEVLKVLPQLVGPVGRMQRLGGGNQPLVVVDYAHTPDALEKVLEALRPHAKGRLLCLFGCGGDRDRGKRPLMAEVAERLADVVLVTDDNPRSEASEQIFADIRPGFSAAAPVRFVAGRGQAIAEFIATAHAEDVVLLAGKGHEDYQEIDGQRHRFSDLDQAAAALAGWEAEHA